One Nitrosopumilus piranensis genomic region harbors:
- a CDS encoding DEAD/DEAH box helicase — MKDQDLKHQMTPIHESLFENFGFSNLTEIQKKASPIILQKKDCLVIAPTGSGKTECSVIPIFSLLKNSKKTGKIKALYITPLRALNRDVFRRITKYAHQSELSIEIRHGDTTQKDRKKITENPPDVLITTPETLVILLTQVKYLDALSDLEWIVVDEVHELLSSERGTQLSLSIERLELNSKFPLTKIGLSATVGNFEEAGKFIVGTKRKCEIIRDISVRKYDVEIKYVNGTISDVAEKIVEHVSELDLDSPILLFTNTRGESEFLASILKEKSTIPIELHHGSLSKEVREETEQNLREGKRGIVVCTSSLELGLDIGSVELVIHYGSPRQVSKLVQRIGRSRHNRNASAKGLIITNNSDDEYEAQAILQRIKEGSIEEQKIHDGSLDVLAHHLVGLTMQIGEISIDKAFDLVTRAYPFRNLKLKELIDVLDLLDSNYLIFFDKTKMTFWKKGRSFKYYFENLSTIPDILKFKVFDSVGKKIIGSLDQRFVGDFGDSGNIFVLKGSQWRILNIDEKSFTVNVEPFRGGGITVPYWEGENIPIDYKTARKVGNFRSKVRSGSLQLTNKTIEKLNFNEISDENNIVIESSRSQGSIVLHSCFGTKINSTLSTLLSSMLSSMLGSIVDSRSDGYRIVLSSRSRISEKLFLEVLKDDYDLFSMVTASLTGTHNVNWRTWCVAKKFGIVGRGAIYERKSARFLYERYSKTALVQEALRELFHDKYDLKNTDKILKEIREDQIHVKWLEVDQFSKLAEPILDHTSKYYSSPTNLDKGILDLVKARLDKTKHRLICARCGKWERVVETNEVKNILICPYCKGRQITATFYSDYDLPKIIRKKHEGKKLTREEKHKVDRAWKVSSLVENFGKIAIIVMSGYGVGADTAARILRNMVDEEHLLKQIYEAERQYVVTRGFWDS, encoded by the coding sequence ATGAAAGATCAAGATCTAAAACACCAGATGACTCCGATTCATGAATCATTATTTGAGAATTTTGGTTTTTCCAATTTAACTGAAATTCAAAAAAAGGCTTCACCAATAATTCTACAAAAAAAAGATTGTTTAGTTATTGCTCCTACTGGTTCTGGAAAAACAGAATGCTCTGTAATCCCAATTTTTTCTTTATTGAAAAATTCTAAGAAAACAGGAAAAATTAAAGCTCTTTACATTACTCCTTTACGTGCATTAAACCGAGATGTTTTTCGAAGAATTACAAAATATGCTCATCAAAGTGAATTAAGTATTGAAATCAGGCATGGTGATACAACACAAAAAGATAGAAAAAAAATCACTGAAAATCCTCCCGATGTTCTGATCACAACTCCTGAAACTTTAGTTATTCTTTTAACTCAAGTCAAATACCTTGATGCGTTATCTGATTTAGAATGGATTGTAGTTGATGAGGTACATGAATTATTATCTAGTGAAAGAGGTACTCAACTCTCTCTAAGTATTGAGCGATTGGAACTTAATTCTAAATTTCCACTTACAAAAATAGGTTTGTCTGCTACAGTTGGTAATTTTGAAGAAGCTGGAAAATTTATTGTAGGTACCAAAAGAAAATGTGAGATAATTAGAGATATCTCTGTAAGAAAATATGATGTGGAGATAAAATATGTAAATGGAACAATTTCTGATGTAGCAGAAAAAATTGTTGAACATGTGTCTGAATTGGATTTGGATTCTCCTATCCTCTTGTTTACAAATACCAGAGGTGAATCTGAATTTTTAGCCTCAATACTCAAAGAAAAATCTACTATTCCAATTGAATTGCATCATGGTTCTCTCTCAAAGGAAGTCAGAGAAGAGACTGAACAAAATTTACGTGAAGGAAAACGAGGAATTGTTGTTTGTACATCTTCTCTTGAATTGGGATTGGATATTGGTTCTGTTGAATTAGTAATTCATTACGGTTCACCTAGACAAGTGTCTAAATTAGTTCAAAGAATAGGAAGAAGCAGACATAATCGTAATGCATCTGCTAAAGGATTAATTATTACAAATAATTCTGACGATGAATACGAAGCACAGGCCATACTTCAAAGAATTAAAGAGGGTTCTATTGAAGAGCAAAAAATTCATGATGGCTCACTTGATGTTCTAGCTCATCATCTTGTTGGATTAACAATGCAAATTGGAGAAATTTCAATTGACAAAGCATTTGATTTGGTAACTAGAGCTTATCCATTTAGAAATTTAAAATTAAAAGAACTTATAGATGTTCTAGATTTACTTGATTCAAATTATTTGATCTTTTTTGATAAAACAAAGATGACTTTTTGGAAGAAAGGCCGTTCTTTCAAATATTATTTTGAAAATCTTTCTACAATTCCTGATATTCTCAAATTCAAAGTGTTTGACAGTGTAGGAAAAAAAATCATTGGAAGTTTGGATCAGCGATTTGTAGGTGATTTTGGTGACTCTGGAAATATTTTTGTTCTAAAAGGTTCACAATGGAGAATTCTAAATATTGATGAAAAATCCTTTACAGTAAATGTTGAGCCATTTCGAGGTGGGGGAATAACAGTTCCATATTGGGAGGGTGAAAACATTCCTATTGATTACAAAACCGCCAGAAAAGTGGGTAATTTTAGGAGTAAAGTGCGTTCAGGTTCACTTCAGCTAACAAACAAAACAATTGAAAAATTAAATTTTAATGAAATTTCTGATGAGAATAACATAGTAATTGAGTCTAGTAGATCTCAAGGTTCAATTGTACTTCACTCTTGTTTTGGTACAAAAATTAACTCTACACTTTCTACATTACTTTCTTCCATGTTGTCATCTATGTTGGGATCTATTGTGGATTCTCGTTCAGATGGTTATAGGATAGTATTATCCTCTAGATCAAGAATATCAGAAAAATTGTTTCTTGAAGTTTTAAAAGATGATTATGATTTATTTTCTATGGTTACTGCATCTCTTACTGGTACTCATAATGTTAATTGGAGAACCTGGTGTGTTGCAAAAAAGTTTGGAATTGTAGGACGTGGTGCAATTTATGAAAGAAAATCTGCACGATTTTTGTATGAAAGATATTCAAAAACTGCACTTGTTCAAGAGGCATTACGTGAATTATTCCATGACAAATACGATCTCAAAAATACTGATAAAATCTTAAAAGAAATTCGTGAAGATCAAATTCATGTAAAATGGCTAGAAGTTGATCAATTCTCAAAATTAGCAGAACCTATCTTAGATCATACCTCCAAGTACTATTCTTCTCCTACTAATCTTGATAAAGGAATTTTAGATCTTGTGAAAGCTAGATTAGATAAAACAAAACACCGTTTAATTTGTGCTAGGTGTGGAAAATGGGAACGTGTTGTAGAAACAAACGAAGTAAAAAACATACTGATTTGTCCTTATTGTAAAGGACGCCAAATTACTGCAACGTTTTACTCTGATTATGATCTTCCTAAAATTATCAGAAAAAAACATGAGGGCAAAAAATTGACCCGTGAAGAAAAACACAAGGTAGACCGTGCCTGGAAAGTGTCGTCTCTGGTTGAAAATTTTGGTAAGATTGCAATTATTGTCATGTCTGGTTATGGTGTAGGTGCAGATACTGCTGCTCGAATTCTTCGAAATATGGTTGATGAAGAACATTTACTAAAGCAGATCTATGAAGCAGAAAGACAGTATGTAGTTACTAGAGGCTTTTGGGATTCTTAA
- a CDS encoding ATPase domain-containing protein — translation MILTGLQKLDKSLSGGIPDGVIVDIFGKNGTGKTQLLLQLAINSIRNGGHVLYFDTTGGFRPERILDIQKISESQLGFLNQVTVSRLTNTSEQINSIKNIDKNFSLILIDNVTDLFSYEYKNDESIFVKNSLFMKYMHDLANFAISNKVPVVITNMIRNLEGKEIENMKNAIDPFTHIKIHLTKNSSKFNGKIYSAFIENSFSYTINQSGLSSSEDI, via the coding sequence ATGATCTTAACTGGTTTACAAAAATTAGACAAATCTCTATCTGGGGGAATTCCAGATGGTGTAATTGTAGATATTTTTGGAAAAAATGGAACAGGAAAAACTCAATTACTATTACAATTGGCAATAAATTCTATAAGGAACGGAGGTCATGTCCTGTATTTTGATACAACAGGAGGATTTAGACCTGAAAGAATATTAGATATTCAAAAAATCTCTGAATCCCAATTAGGTTTTCTTAACCAAGTTACTGTTTCAAGATTAACTAACACTTCTGAACAAATTAATTCAATCAAAAATATCGACAAAAATTTTTCATTAATTTTGATTGATAATGTAACTGATTTGTTTTCTTATGAATATAAAAATGATGAATCTATTTTTGTGAAAAATTCTTTGTTTATGAAATACATGCATGATTTGGCTAATTTTGCAATATCTAACAAAGTTCCTGTTGTTATTACTAATATGATAAGGAATTTGGAAGGAAAAGAAATTGAAAATATGAAAAATGCAATTGACCCATTCACTCATATCAAAATACATCTAACAAAAAATTCTTCAAAATTTAATGGAAAAATTTACTCAGCATTTATAGAAAATTCATTTTCTTATACGATTAACCAATCAGGATTATCTTCTTCTGAAGATATTTAA
- a CDS encoding U6 snRNA-associated Sm-like protein LSm6, with amino-acid sequence MSQSNSAKRPLTTLQKSTKKKVTVRLKNEVEYKGKMDNVDSYMNLIMTDAEELHEGKTIANYGRVIVRGNNVLFIKLENEL; translated from the coding sequence GTGTCTCAATCAAATAGCGCAAAAAGACCTCTAACAACTCTTCAGAAAAGTACAAAGAAGAAAGTTACTGTAAGACTGAAAAATGAAGTCGAATACAAAGGTAAAATGGATAATGTTGATTCATACATGAATTTGATAATGACAGATGCTGAAGAACTGCATGAAGGTAAAACTATCGCAAACTACGGTAGAGTTATTGTAAGAGGTAACAACGTATTATTCATTAAACTAGAAAATGAACTCTAG
- the metK gene encoding methionine adenosyltransferase has protein sequence MTNNFLFTSESVTEGHPDKVCDNISDAFLDEFLRQDPDSRVAVETMVTTDFVAVSGEVTSKANLDKKAQEELVRKTIREIGYDNKDLMFDADTCQVILRLHSQSPDISQGVTATEEKEQGAGDQGLMFGYATNETEELMPMPILLAHKLIEKLSQVRRDKTLPWVRPDGKSQVSVRYQDNKPTKIETVVVSTQHAPEISQEEIEKEIIDKVIKPVLGDLWNDDIKIHINPTGKFVIGGPHGDAGLTGRKIIVDTYGGFGRHGGGAFSGKDPSKVDRSACYMCRYIAKNLVAAGLADRCEVQLAYAIGVAEPVSLYVNTFGTNKIPENKIEDLVRKNFDMKPSGIISQLDLKRPIYKKTASYGHFGRNESEFGWEKTNKVDALKQGAGL, from the coding sequence ATGACAAATAATTTTCTATTTACATCTGAATCAGTAACGGAAGGACATCCAGACAAAGTTTGTGATAATATTTCAGATGCATTTTTAGATGAATTCCTTAGACAAGATCCTGATTCAAGAGTTGCAGTTGAAACAATGGTAACAACTGATTTTGTTGCTGTTTCAGGAGAAGTAACATCAAAAGCTAATTTGGATAAAAAAGCACAAGAGGAATTAGTTAGAAAAACAATCAGAGAAATAGGATATGATAACAAAGATTTGATGTTTGATGCAGATACTTGCCAAGTAATTTTAAGATTACATTCTCAAAGTCCTGACATAAGTCAAGGGGTAACAGCGACTGAAGAAAAAGAGCAAGGTGCTGGTGATCAAGGGTTAATGTTTGGATATGCAACAAATGAAACTGAGGAATTAATGCCTATGCCTATTTTGTTAGCACACAAACTTATTGAGAAATTATCTCAAGTAAGAAGAGACAAAACATTACCATGGGTAAGACCGGATGGAAAATCTCAGGTCTCTGTAAGATACCAAGATAACAAACCAACTAAAATTGAAACAGTGGTTGTATCTACTCAACATGCACCAGAAATATCTCAAGAAGAGATTGAAAAAGAAATCATTGACAAGGTTATCAAACCAGTATTAGGAGATCTATGGAATGATGACATTAAAATTCACATTAACCCAACTGGAAAATTTGTAATTGGTGGTCCACATGGAGATGCAGGCCTTACTGGAAGAAAAATCATTGTAGACACATATGGTGGTTTTGGAAGACATGGTGGAGGAGCATTCTCTGGTAAAGATCCATCAAAAGTAGACAGATCAGCTTGTTACATGTGTAGATATATTGCAAAGAATTTGGTTGCAGCAGGTCTTGCAGATAGATGCGAAGTCCAACTTGCATATGCAATTGGAGTTGCAGAACCAGTATCACTATACGTTAACACATTTGGAACAAACAAGATTCCTGAAAATAAAATCGAAGATTTAGTTAGAAAGAATTTTGATATGAAACCATCTGGAATCATTTCTCAATTAGATTTGAAAAGACCAATTTACAAAAAGACAGCATCATATGGTCATTTTGGAAGAAACGAGTCAGAGTTTGGTTGGGAAAAAACAAACAAAGTTGATGCTCTAAAACAAGGCGCCGGTCTTTAG
- a CDS encoding NAD(P)H-binding protein — protein MDKPLQIVITGASGFVAKNLRKYLSEKNIHLISISRKNFKSFKNETKIISKNYDPKSLLSNIKNSDALIHLIGIGKQSTKIDYESINFQLTQKIINLSKKANIKKFVYVSGLGVSSDTSIGYFLSKFKAEKSIIDSKINYTIFRPSYIVGKDDLFTKYLKISIKKNKIIIPGSGKYSIQPISINDVTKLILQSIVDKKFNNKILDLVGPEIISFEKYIQLFLQKRKTKLCYMDIEKAYHFAINDSNFDYSVDDLNILVGNFVGDYKKLRNLSKMDFQSVKELLKTGALF, from the coding sequence ATGGATAAACCGCTTCAAATTGTGATTACAGGTGCCAGTGGATTTGTAGCAAAAAATCTTAGAAAATATTTATCTGAAAAAAATATCCATCTAATTTCTATCTCCCGAAAAAATTTTAAATCATTCAAAAATGAAACCAAAATCATCTCAAAAAACTATGACCCAAAATCACTTCTTTCTAATATAAAAAACTCTGATGCTTTAATTCATCTTATAGGAATTGGAAAACAATCTACAAAAATTGATTACGAATCAATAAATTTTCAATTAACACAAAAAATTATTAATTTATCTAAAAAAGCAAACATCAAAAAATTTGTCTACGTAAGTGGACTTGGTGTATCTTCTGATACTTCAATAGGATATTTTTTATCAAAATTCAAGGCTGAAAAATCTATTATTGATTCAAAAATCAACTATACAATTTTTCGACCTTCATATATTGTAGGAAAAGACGATCTTTTCACTAAATATCTAAAAATATCTATTAAAAAAAATAAAATCATTATTCCAGGCTCTGGAAAATACTCTATACAACCAATTTCGATAAATGATGTTACGAAATTAATTTTACAGTCTATTGTTGATAAAAAATTTAACAACAAAATCTTGGATCTTGTTGGTCCTGAAATAATTTCATTTGAAAAATACATTCAACTATTTCTTCAAAAGAGAAAAACCAAACTATGTTACATGGATATTGAAAAAGCATATCATTTCGCAATAAATGATTCAAACTTTGATTATAGCGTAGATGATCTTAATATTCTAGTAGGAAATTTTGTTGGAGATTACAAAAAACTCAGAAATTTATCAAAAATGGATTTTCAATCAGTTAAAGAATTACTAAAGACCGGCGCCTTGTTTTAG
- a CDS encoding cobalt-precorrin-5B (C(1))-methyltransferase, producing MAEEKKLRTGYTTGSSATAASKAALLSIIKQQKIEEIEITLPKKTTIKIPVNLCQFEKNKAKCSVIKDGGDDPDVTHGAEIIVELKFNDNKNQIEIDGGEGVGIVTKPGLGLEINKPAINPVPKKMIRENLQEIGKDILKEKGIRVVISVPKGKELGPKTDNPRIGIKNGISILGTSGIVIPFSTASYAASIRQNLDVSIAMGNDTVVLTTGGRSEDFAKKIVDLPEHCFVQMGDFSGYTIQQCGKKNIKKAYVVGFIGKLAKMAAGVKQTHVKGSKVDMNFLAELAKKVNADEKIIESIKKANTARHVSEIIQENNVNGFFELICSEVYRHMRKHSEEKVPIDVILFDFEGNILAREPKG from the coding sequence GTGGCAGAAGAAAAAAAGCTAAGAACTGGGTATACAACAGGAAGTTCTGCTACTGCAGCATCAAAAGCAGCATTACTATCAATTATCAAACAACAAAAGATTGAAGAAATTGAAATTACCTTACCGAAAAAAACAACCATTAAGATTCCTGTAAATTTATGTCAATTTGAAAAAAATAAGGCAAAATGTTCTGTAATAAAGGATGGTGGAGATGATCCAGATGTCACACATGGTGCTGAAATTATTGTAGAGTTAAAATTCAATGATAACAAAAATCAGATTGAAATTGATGGTGGAGAAGGAGTAGGCATAGTAACCAAACCCGGTTTGGGTTTGGAAATCAATAAACCCGCAATTAATCCAGTTCCAAAAAAAATGATTAGAGAAAATCTTCAAGAGATAGGAAAAGATATTCTAAAAGAAAAAGGAATTAGAGTTGTAATATCAGTTCCAAAAGGAAAAGAATTAGGACCAAAAACAGACAATCCCAGAATAGGTATCAAAAATGGAATTTCAATTTTGGGTACAAGTGGCATAGTGATTCCATTTTCAACTGCGTCATATGCTGCATCAATTAGACAGAATTTGGATGTTTCAATTGCTATGGGAAATGACACAGTAGTGTTAACAACTGGAGGAAGAAGTGAAGATTTTGCAAAAAAGATCGTAGATCTTCCAGAGCATTGTTTTGTACAAATGGGAGATTTTTCTGGATATACTATTCAACAATGTGGTAAGAAAAATATCAAAAAAGCATATGTTGTTGGATTTATTGGAAAACTTGCAAAGATGGCAGCAGGAGTAAAACAAACTCATGTTAAAGGTTCTAAAGTAGATATGAATTTTCTAGCAGAATTAGCAAAAAAAGTAAATGCTGATGAAAAAATTATTGAGAGTATCAAAAAAGCAAACACAGCAAGACATGTATCAGAAATCATCCAAGAAAATAATGTAAATGGATTTTTTGAATTAATTTGTAGTGAAGTGTATAGACATATGCGAAAACACAGTGAAGAAAAAGTTCCAATTGATGTCATATTATTTGATTTTGAGGGAAATATTTTGGCAAGAGAACCAAAAGGGTAA
- a CDS encoding cobalt-precorrin 5A hydrolase translates to MEKISVLAITKNGINIGQNLKEFFPKWSVFAPSKLSNQNDSITWYSGPTSEKIVELFKNNDALICLFSLGAVIRLIAPHLKDKKTDPAVIVIDDKTNFVISVLSGHIGGANELTEIIAKKLQAQPVVTTAADVNKTIAVDLVGRDFGWKIEDDSNVTRISAHMVNEEQIGVFQDVGKRNWYKQLPKNVSLYNTIEELKNSKSKANLIISDKVIEDDLASESVIYRPPSLVIGIGLHWDTSKETIKDGINDCLDKFKLSSKSIAKLVSIKKPEDVQGLIDVGKEMKIPVEYVEREDLAKVTAPNPSDTVKAFEGTPSVSEAAAILVSNGKLIVEKQKFPPNLTIAIARIEN, encoded by the coding sequence ATGGAGAAAATTTCAGTTCTTGCCATTACCAAAAATGGCATCAATATTGGTCAAAATCTTAAAGAGTTTTTTCCAAAATGGAGTGTTTTTGCACCATCCAAATTATCTAACCAAAATGACTCAATTACATGGTATTCAGGACCTACATCTGAGAAAATTGTTGAGCTTTTCAAAAATAATGATGCATTAATCTGTCTATTTTCTCTAGGTGCAGTAATTCGATTAATTGCACCTCATCTAAAAGACAAAAAAACAGATCCTGCAGTTATTGTAATTGATGACAAAACAAATTTTGTAATTAGTGTATTATCTGGACATATAGGTGGAGCAAATGAACTTACTGAAATAATTGCAAAAAAATTACAAGCACAACCAGTAGTCACTACAGCTGCTGATGTAAACAAAACTATTGCTGTGGATTTAGTTGGAAGAGATTTTGGTTGGAAAATAGAGGATGACTCAAATGTTACTAGAATTAGTGCACATATGGTAAATGAAGAGCAAATTGGTGTTTTTCAAGATGTTGGAAAAAGAAATTGGTATAAACAATTGCCAAAAAATGTTTCATTATATAACACCATAGAAGAATTGAAAAATTCAAAATCTAAAGCAAATTTAATAATTTCTGATAAAGTAATTGAAGATGATTTAGCATCTGAATCAGTTATTTACAGACCCCCAAGTTTAGTAATTGGAATAGGTTTACACTGGGATACATCAAAAGAAACTATCAAGGATGGTATCAATGATTGTCTAGATAAATTCAAACTTAGTTCAAAATCAATAGCAAAACTAGTTTCTATCAAAAAACCTGAAGATGTACAAGGACTAATAGATGTTGGAAAAGAGATGAAAATTCCAGTAGAATATGTTGAAAGAGAAGATTTGGCTAAGGTTACAGCCCCCAATCCTTCAGATACTGTAAAAGCTTTTGAGGGAACACCTAGTGTTTCAGAGGCAGCAGCAATCCTAGTGTCAAATGGCAAATTAATTGTAGAAAAACAGAAATTCCCACCAAATTTGACTATAGCCATAGCGAGGATTGAGAATTGA
- a CDS encoding sirohydrochlorin chelatase, whose amino-acid sequence MKRGLLIIDRGSREREASEELETICAGIKAKGNYVFTDYCFLEVEPPFIEDGISKCLNEDIDSLTIVPYFLYPGKKVKLAVTDTMKLQKDTQVKFLITKPMSMHKTLVDIVENRIETTLKENNVTLSNKDVDVMIIGHGSKDPNAQMSLNYIVDELKGSYRNVSRCWLEIEQPDIFEGVKKCEKDQPKILVIVFYFLHEGAHVKTDINNDLIPALKDSNLENTFITKHIGTDEKIIDLIIERAKEVEDAN is encoded by the coding sequence TTGAAACGAGGATTATTAATTATTGATAGAGGAAGTAGAGAAAGAGAAGCATCTGAAGAATTAGAGACTATTTGTGCAGGAATTAAGGCTAAAGGAAACTATGTTTTTACTGATTATTGCTTTTTGGAGGTAGAACCACCATTTATTGAAGATGGTATTTCAAAATGTCTCAATGAAGATATTGATTCACTAACTATAGTACCATATTTTCTGTATCCAGGAAAAAAGGTAAAACTCGCAGTAACTGATACAATGAAATTACAAAAAGACACACAAGTAAAATTTCTAATAACTAAACCGATGAGCATGCACAAAACTTTGGTAGATATTGTTGAAAATAGAATTGAAACTACTCTAAAAGAAAATAATGTTACATTATCTAACAAAGATGTTGATGTAATGATAATTGGTCATGGTAGTAAGGATCCTAATGCACAAATGTCCTTAAACTATATTGTAGATGAACTAAAAGGTTCTTACAGAAATGTTAGTCGTTGTTGGTTAGAAATTGAACAACCAGATATTTTTGAAGGAGTTAAAAAATGTGAGAAAGATCAACCAAAAATATTAGTAATTGTATTTTATTTCTTACACGAAGGTGCACATGTTAAAACTGACATTAATAATGATTTGATTCCAGCTCTAAAAGATTCAAATCTCGAAAATACTTTTATCACAAAACATATTGGAACTGATGAGAAAATTATTGATTTGATTATTGAAAGAGCAAAAGAGGTAGAAGATGCAAACTAA
- a CDS encoding precorrin-8X methylmutase: MQTKKGQSIEDASMQMIENEIGFHSYNEKEWPIVRRIIHSTADFDFADKNRIIFHKDAIESGMKALKSGCSIVVDVNGVIGGLNKQNPKDFGNDIVCNISKPEIMELAKKEGKTRSQVSMRIAKSDIDGGIVAIGNAPTALQEVIKMVKEGIVKPALIIGIPVGFICAAESKEELSKLEETPFITNLGRKGGSSSASAIINAIFKLIQAESAS, translated from the coding sequence ATGCAAACTAAAAAAGGTCAATCAATTGAAGATGCAAGTATGCAGATGATTGAAAATGAGATTGGTTTTCATTCTTACAATGAAAAAGAATGGCCTATTGTAAGAAGAATCATTCACTCTACAGCAGATTTTGATTTTGCAGATAAGAATAGGATAATTTTTCACAAAGATGCAATTGAAAGTGGAATGAAAGCATTGAAGAGTGGTTGTAGTATTGTAGTTGATGTTAACGGAGTAATTGGAGGTCTCAATAAGCAAAATCCTAAAGATTTTGGAAATGATATTGTTTGTAATATCTCAAAACCTGAAATTATGGAATTGGCAAAAAAAGAAGGAAAAACACGATCTCAGGTATCAATGAGGATTGCAAAATCAGATATTGATGGAGGAATTGTAGCCATAGGAAATGCACCTACAGCCTTACAAGAGGTGATAAAAATGGTAAAAGAAGGAATTGTCAAACCTGCCCTAATCATAGGTATCCCAGTTGGTTTCATTTGTGCTGCAGAATCAAAAGAGGAATTATCAAAGTTAGAAGAGACGCCATTTATCACAAATTTGGGTAGAAAAGGAGGCAGTTCTTCAGCATCTGCTATAATTAATGCAATTTTCAAGTTAATTCAAGCAGAGTCAGCTTCTTGA
- a CDS encoding cobyrinate a,c-diamide synthase yields MKIPRIVLAGASSGVGKTSITCSIIYALKKRGYSIQPFKVGPDYIDPSYLSSISNNQSFNLDVWLMGKNNLLSSFISNSKSNISVIEGVMGFYDGFSGDTNYASTHHVATITKSPVILILDASKTARSIAATALGFQKFHRNSRISGIILNKIGSKKHENLCRQALLKTQLPIIGIIPKDPLLNLESRHLGLFSTLDNKTLYKKIQKISKIISKNLDIDQIIKILKNTSDLSKISKPVHKKSKTTIAVALDTSFNFYYQDNLEALRREGALLKFFSPINDKKIPKCDGLYIGGGFPEILGSKLAKNQIMKKLIKNLAEDDLPIYAECGGLMYLTKSISSENKKFKMVGLFDAETLMTKKMKLNYTKGKIKSSIISERPHNIQGHEFHYSKLDSISSDSKFVYELDIGDGIKNHKDGMIHYNSLASYGHLYFDSSNYAENFVKNCIKYSRS; encoded by the coding sequence TTGAAAATTCCTAGAATTGTATTAGCAGGTGCTAGTAGTGGAGTTGGAAAAACATCCATTACTTGTTCAATAATTTATGCACTTAAAAAACGAGGATATTCTATTCAACCCTTCAAAGTCGGTCCTGATTATATTGATCCAAGTTATCTTTCTAGTATTTCAAATAATCAATCATTCAACTTGGATGTTTGGTTGATGGGAAAAAATAATTTACTATCTAGCTTTATCTCAAATTCAAAATCAAATATATCTGTCATTGAAGGTGTAATGGGATTTTATGATGGGTTTAGTGGTGACACTAATTATGCTAGTACTCATCATGTTGCTACAATAACAAAATCTCCAGTAATTTTAATTCTTGATGCAAGTAAAACTGCTCGATCTATTGCAGCTACAGCATTAGGATTTCAAAAATTTCATAGAAATTCTAGAATATCAGGTATTATTCTTAATAAAATAGGCAGTAAAAAACATGAAAATCTTTGTAGACAAGCTTTGCTAAAAACTCAACTTCCAATAATTGGTATAATCCCAAAAGATCCACTCCTTAATTTGGAATCAAGACATCTCGGGTTATTTTCTACTTTAGATAATAAAACATTATATAAAAAGATCCAAAAAATATCAAAAATAATTTCAAAAAATTTAGATATCGATCAAATTATAAAAATTCTAAAAAATACTTCTGACTTATCAAAAATCTCTAAACCTGTTCATAAAAAATCAAAAACAACAATTGCAGTAGCATTAGATACATCATTTAATTTCTATTATCAAGATAATTTAGAAGCCCTTAGGAGAGAAGGTGCATTATTAAAATTTTTTAGTCCTATTAATGATAAAAAAATTCCAAAATGTGATGGATTATACATTGGTGGAGGATTCCCTGAAATTTTAGGATCTAAACTAGCAAAAAATCAAATTATGAAAAAACTAATCAAAAATCTTGCTGAAGATGATCTTCCAATATATGCAGAATGTGGTGGTTTGATGTATCTAACAAAATCTATTTCATCAGAAAATAAAAAATTTAAAATGGTTGGTCTTTTTGATGCAGAAACTCTTATGACAAAAAAAATGAAACTTAATTATACTAAAGGAAAAATTAAGAGTTCAATAATTTCTGAAAGACCGCATAATATTCAAGGTCATGAATTTCACTATTCAAAACTAGATTCAATATCTTCAGATTCAAAGTTTGTTTATGAATTAGATATTGGTGATGGTATCAAGAATCACAAAGATGGCATGATTCATTACAATTCTCTTGCATCGTATGGGCATCTATATTTTGATAGTTCTAATTATGCCGAAAATTTTGTTAAAAACTGCATAAAATACTCAAGAAGCTGA